One stretch of Eupeodes corollae chromosome 2, idEupCoro1.1, whole genome shotgun sequence DNA includes these proteins:
- the LOC129947788 gene encoding fumarylacetoacetase gives MSSFVQVPEGSDFPIENLPYGVFSTATNPQKRIAVAIGDFVLDLHAVSALYPPGVQNALKSDSLNLLMSLGHEAWALVRSTTRELLLKNSRLHENPDLQAVALVPQSEIELHLPAQIGDYTDFYSSIHHATNVGIMFRGKDNALMPNWKYLPVGYHGRASSVVVSGTPIRRPLGQTVPVEGQPPVFGPCRLLDFELEMAFFIGGPENKLGDRIPIEDAWKHVFGFTLMNDWSARDIQKWEYVPLGPFTAKNLGTTISPWVVQVAALEPFLIDNFPQDVDVFPYLRQQQKFNFDINLEVAIKPENDSETIISKSNYKYLYWTPLQQITHHTVTGCNIRPGDLMASGTISGETEDSFGSMLELSWKGTKTINLNGGGTRKFIQDGDEIVIRGHCQKNGLRIGFGECKGKVLPAIPF, from the exons atgagTTCTTTTGTACAAGTTCCCGAGGGAAGTGATTTCCCAATTGAAAATTTACCTTATGGTGTTTTTTCAACTGCCACAAAT CCTCAAAAAAGAATAGCCGTTGCTATTGGAGACTTTGTTCTTGATCTTCATGCAGTATCCGCACTGTATCCACCAGGAGTTCAG AATGCTCTTAAATCTGATTCCTTGAATCTGCTCATGAGCCTCGGTCATGAAGCTTGGGCTTTGGTTAGGAGTACGACTCGAGAATTGCTTTTGAAAAACTCTCGTTTGCATGAGAATCCAGATCTTCAGGCTGT TGCTTTAGTACCTCAATCGGAAATCGAACTTCATTTACCAGCCCAAATCGGAGACTATACCGATTTTTACTCTTCCATTCATCATGCTACAAATGTTGGTATAATGTTCAGAGGAAAGGACAATGCTCTGATGCCCAATTGGAAATACCTGCCAGTGGGCTATCATGGTCGAGCTAGTTCGGTTGTAGTGTCGGGAACACCAATTCGCCGTCCACTTGGCCAGACAGTACCAGTTGAAGGACAACCACCTGTCTTTGGACCATGTCGACTATTGGACTTTGAATTGGAAATGGCTTTCTTTATTGGAGGACCTGAAAATAAACTAGGCGATCGTATTCCCATTGAAGACGCTTGGAAACATGTTTTTGGCTTCACTTTGATGAATGATTGGAGTGCTCGCGATATTCAGAAGTGGGAATATGTTCCACTTGGACCATTTACAGCAAAGAATCTAGGTACCACCATTTCACCATGGGTTGTTCAAGTGGCAGCTTTGGagccatttttaattgataatttcCCACAAGATGTGGATGTGTTTCCATACTTGCGACAACAGCAGAAGTTTAACTTTGATATTAATCTTGAAGTTGCTATTAAAC ctgAAAATGATTCAGAAACCATTATTTCTAAATCAAATTACAAATATCTGTATTGGACACCACTGCAACAAATTACCCATCACACTGTGACCGGTTGTAATATTCGTCCTGGAGATCTAATGGCATCGGGAACAATTAGTGGAGAAACTGAAGATTCATTCGGGTCAATGTTGGAATTAAGTTGGAAGGGAACAAAGACAATTAATCTTAATGGTGGCGGCACAAGGAAATTCATTCAAGACGGTGATGAGATTGTGATACGAGGACATTGTCAGAAGAATGGTTTGAGAATTGGCTTTGGCGAATGTAAGGGAAAAGTGTTACCTGCtattccattttaa